ctttctctccccagtgtgggtgaggatgtgtctgtcaagaTTACCtttctgggtaaatcttttcccacactccaggcactggaactttctctccccagtgtgggtgaggatgtgtgtgtcaagggaacccttctgggtaaatcttttcccacactccaggcactggaactttctctccccagtgtgggtgaggatgtgtgtgtcaagggaacccttctgggtaaatcttttcccacactccaggcactggaactttctctccccagtgtgggtgaggatgtgtgtgtcaagggaacccttctgggtaaatcttttcccacactccaggcactggaactttctctccccagtgtgggtgaggatgtgtttgtTAAGATTACCTTTATgaataaatcttttcccacactccaggcactggaactttctctccccagtgtgggtgaggatgtgtaaGTCAAGAGAATGCTTGcaggtaaatcttttcccacactccaggcactggaactttctctccccagtgtgggtgaggatgtgtttgtTAAGATCACCTTTATgaataaatcttttcccacactccaggcactggaactttctctccccagtgtgggtgaggatgtgtgtgtcaagatggCCTTTCTGGGtgaatcttttcccacactccaggcactggaactttctctccccagtgtgggtgaggatgtgtgaggaGAGATGGCCTTTCTGGGtgaatcttttcccacactccaggcactggaactttctctccccagtgtgggtgaggatgtgtgatgCAAGATGACTCTTCCGGGCAAATGTCTTCCCGCAGTGGTCACACTTGTGGTTCCTGCCGCCAGTGTGGGTGGCAGTGTGTTCAGTGGggccactcctgcctctcagCCTTGTCTTGCCGGCATGGGAGAGGACGTGTCTGGCAATGGCAGCCTTGGTGGAGCACACTTTGCCGCAGTGGTCACAAGTGTAGGTCCTCACGCCTGGGGTCGCCTGCTGCTCCcagctgttcctgctgctgctgctgctgctgctgctgcctggcgTCACATCCTCCATTGCAACACTGCTCCTGGCCGCGGCCGGTCCTGCAGGAACCCTGGGGCTGCGCCGAGGATGCACGGAGGGAGTCCCTTCGCTGGACGCAGACCTGGCACCtgtaacagaggaggccgtcaccacacaggcagcgaggggcttcctgcctcagcctcagcctaacacacagcctccacagacaagatacacctggcacctgtaacagaggaggccgtcaccacgcaggcagcgaggggcttcctgcctcagcctcagcctaacacacagcctccaTACAGAGTAGGGCCGCCACACAACAACTGACTCTGTGCGGGCCACCACAGCCGTGCAAAGAGCGAGCCAATCAGTTTTTGTTGGTGGTAACTTGTGACAAAGAAGCAAGTGTTGACAGCAGTGGTGCAGCGTTCTGAGTGGCCGGCCACTGACCTGAGGGGCTCTGGGGCAGAGTGGATGGGAGGACTTGCCAGCCtttgtaggaggaggcagtagacacctgccaaaacaataattactcccagtgaggtgtgcagcagtgttcagggggtgctgtgaacttgcaccttgcctagtcagactctttcagctctgtctgtcaacatctacctttccttcttgctggaagtttgcctacattcaacctgttcctaaaaagggtgaccgttctaatccctcaaactaccgtcctattgctttaatttcctgcctatctaaagttttttaatctatcctcaacaagaagattcttaaacatctatcacttgacaaccttctatctgatcgccagtatgggttccgtcaaggccgctctactggtgatcttctggctttccttactgagtcttggtcatcctcttttagagattttggtgaaacttttgctgttgccttggacatatcaaaagcttttgatagagtctggcacaaagctttcatttccaaactaccctcctacggtttctatccttctctctgtaacttcatctcaagtttcctttctgaccgttctattgctgctgtggtagacggtcactgttcttctcctaaatctactaacagtggtgttcctcagggttctgtcctgtcacccactctcttcttattattcattaatgatcttctaaaccaaacttgttgtcctatccactcctacgctgatgataccaccctgcacttttccacgtcttttcatagacgtccaacccttcaggaggtaaacatatcatgccgggaagccacagaacgcttgacttctgatctttctgattggggcagagcaaacttggtaattcctccatctatcaactcaacacaaccttttcaatgacactcaactgtccccctcttctacactgaacatcctcggtctgtcctttacttataatctgaactggaaacttcacatctcatctctagctaaaacagcttctatgaagttaggtgttctgagacgtctccgccagtttttctcatccccccagctgctaactctgtacaagggccttatccgtccatgtatggagtatgcttcacatgtctggggggttccactcatactgctcttctagacagggtggaatcaaaagcttttcgtctcatcaactcctctcctctaactgactgtcttcagcctctctctcaccgccgcaatgttgcatatctagctgtcttctaccgctattttcatgctaactgctcttctgatcttgctaactgcatgcctcccctccttccgcggcctcgctgcacaacactttcttctcttctttctctcacccctattctgtccacctctccaacgcaagagttaaccagtattctcaattattcatccctttctctggtaaactctggaactccctgcctgcttctgtatttccaccttcctatgacttgaattccttcaagagggaggtttcaagacacttatccatcaatttttgaccactgacCCGAGGGGCTCTGGGGCAGAATGGACGGGAGGACTTGCCGGCCACTGACCCGAGGGGCTCTGGGGCAGAATGGACTTGCTGGTGGGGTCTTGCCGTCTCGCCACTGCTGTCCTGccggaaaacacacaaacaaataaaacaacgataaacaaacaaacaaataacaaaaataaaacaagaagacaaagaaggttAACTGACGTCCTGCGTTGCTGCCACTGTTGTGACGGCAACATTTTGTCAAAaaaaacctagcctaacctaaagTTAACCTGACTTGCCATAACATAATATAACAAATATATCACACAAAATAAGCACACCTACCTTAACACAACTAACACCAAACAACCGGCACTAGTGTGCACGTGGGGCTCCAGGCTGGCTACGCCTTGTCCGGCAGGTCTGAGTTGCCAGTTGTGTATTTTCCCTGCACTGCTACCAGGTCAGGCGAGgataccccccctctctctctctctctctctctctctctctctcttctaacaaGACATATGATCACTATTACATAGCTAAATgtgcatagtctctctctctctctctctctctctagacctgCCGGACGCGGCCTAGCCAGCCGGGGACCCCACATCGACTGTAGTGCCacacagcctaacctaacccagcgcAGCAGTGCACAAGATGTCTGCCTATTATTCCCCAGGCAACACTTCACCAGGCAGGCAGCACCAGCAGACAGCCAGGCGGCGCCGCCACGCcttgggaataaaagaaatgaacaaacaaacaaacaaacaaaccacaacaaGAGTGACGGTGACCACCACCTCAGTCACTCGCCTCCCGACATTGACTTGTTCCCCGCCCACCATTACCTGCACGCCCTCAGGTGAGGCCAGGGAGGCGCCGCCAGTCCGCCAGGTGGCCACAGGTGACC
The Scylla paramamosain isolate STU-SP2022 unplaced genomic scaffold, ASM3559412v1 Contig3, whole genome shotgun sequence DNA segment above includes these coding regions:
- the LOC135096331 gene encoding gastrula zinc finger protein XlCGF57.1-like isoform X1 → MEDVTPGSSSSSSSSRNSWEQQATPGVRTYTCDHCGKVCSTKAAIARHVLSHAGKTRLRGRSGPTEHTATHTGGRNHKCDHCGKTFARKSHLASHILTHTGERKFQCLECGKRFTQKGHLSSHILTHTGERKFQCLECGKRFTQKGHLDTHILTHTGERKFQCLECGKRFIHKGDLNKHILTHTGERKFQCLECGKRFTCKHSLDLHILTHTGERKFQCLECGKRFIHKGNLNKHILTHTGERKFQCLECGKRFTQKGSLDTHILTHTGERKFQCLECGKRFTQKGSLDTHILTHTGERKFQCLECGKRFTQKGSLDTHILTHTGERKFQCLECGKRFTQKGNLDRHILTHTGERKFQCLECGKRFTRKGNLDTHILTHTGERKFQCLECGKRFTQKGSLDTHILTHTGERKFQCLECGKRFTHKCNLNKHILTHTGERKFQCLECGKRFTQKGSLDTHILTHTGERKFQCLECGKRFTWKRSLDRHILTHTGERKFQCLECGKRFTWKRSLDRHILTHTGSSRVPRRYKQPR